In the genome of Methylomagnum ishizawai, the window AAGAACGGCGTATGCAGCAACTACGGCTACGACCTCGCCCCCATCACCTGGGACAATATCAAGAATTTCCAGGGTGGCAACGCCGTGTTCACCTTTCCGCCGCCGCCCATCAAATGCGCGGGGGCCCCGCAGAAGATCATGTACCTGGCCGAGGATTATTTCCGCAAGCACGGGCTGCGCGACAAGACCCGCGTCCTGTATTACTGCGCCACGCCGACTCTCTTCAGCGTGCCCAAGTACGCCAACGCCCTGATGGAACAGGCCGTGGGACCGCGCGGCATCGAGACGTTCTTCAAGCACAACCTGGTGGAAATCCGCGCCGAATCCAAGGAAGCCGTGTTCCAGAACGCCGACTCTGGCGAAGAAGTCGTGCAGCCCTACGACATGATCCATGTGGTGCCGCCGATGAGTTCGCCCGATTTCATCAAGCAAAGCCCCTTGGCCAACGCGGGCGGCTGGGTGGACGTGGACAAGGCCAGCTTGCAGCACACCCGCTATCCCAATGTGTTCAGCCTGGGCGATGCCAGCAGCCTGCCGACCTCGAAGACCGCCGCCGCCATCCGCGCCCAAGCCCCGGTGCTGGAAGCCAACCTGCTCGCGGTCATCAACGGCGGGCAGCCGACCCTGGCCTATGACGGCTATACCTCCTGCCCGCTGGTCACGGGTTATGGCAGGCTGATCCTGGCCGAATTCGACTACGATCTGAAGCCCAAGGAAACCTTCCCCTTCGACCAGAGCAAGGAACGCCTGAGCATGTATCTGCTCAAGCGCTACGCAATCCCGATGATCTACTGGGAAGGCTTGCTGAAAGGCTACCAGTGGCCGCGGCCCGGCATGTCCTGATGGCATTCTGGCGGCGGGCGGGCTGATCCCCCCCGGTGCCCGGTCCCGGCGGTGGCGTCCCGGTTCGACGGCCCAAACTGGAGTCCAAAGTTTGCTTTGGACCGCCCCGGCCAAAGCAAGCTTTGGACTCCAGCCCTGGCGCGCTACCGCGTGCCACCGCCCCGGCCCGAATATTACAAAACAGCGGGCGATATGCTATAAACCCCGCGCCTTGCAACGCCGGTCGATACCGCTGTCCACCGCCTTTCCCGCCCGGAAAAAAACCAAAAACCGCCGGTGGTTCCGCAACCCCGACCGGATCGCCCCACTTCAAACATTGGCCTCAGAACCATGACCCAACCACACTCCACACAGTCCTTCCCCCTCCTGAAAAGCGGCCTGTGCGCCCTGTCCATCGCGCTGGCCGCGGTGTTCGCGGCGGGCTGCGACAGCGGCCAGAGCGGCGGCGGCGGCGTCTCGGCCCCCGCCAGCGAGGAGGCCCATATCGCCGGCAATGTCCAGGACCAGCACGGCCCGATCATGGACGGCAAGGTCGAAGTCCACGACAAGAACGGCAAGCTCATCGTCAGCACCCCGCTGTCCGGCAATTCCAACCATTACAACCTCACCGTGCCGGCCGGTACCCTCTATCCCATCGTGCTGACCGCGACCCCACCCGCGAATGACGTGGTCGGCCCGGTCAAGGCCGTGGTGACCAGCCCGCTGGCCGACCGCATGGACATCACCGACGTGACCACCATCGTGGTGGATTCCGCCCTGACCCTGGGCGGGCTGACCGCCGAAAACATCGCCAAGGCGTCCGGCGCGGCCATCGGCCTTAGGCAGCGCGAAGGCGTGAGCGCGGGCGCGGGCGGCGGTGGCAGCGGCGCGGGCCAGAGCGCCGGCGGCGTCAGCCGGGGCGGCCATGGCGGGCACGATATGTCCGGCATGGGCGGTGGCGCTGGCTCCAATAGCGGCGACCCCGCCATGCAAGGGATGCAGCACTGAGCCGGGACGGCGGCTTCCCGCTAAAAAACGGCGGTGGGAACGACCCACCGCCGTTTTTTTAGCGCCCGAGCTACGGCCTGGGCTGGTTCAAGCGCTGCTCGATCTTGCGCTTGTACAACAGGAAATGTACGGTCTGGAGCTGCTCCGCCGTCTCGACCCCCAGGATCGACAAGGGCAGGTCGATATCGCTGATATAGATCGGATAGCGCAGCCCGCTCCGGCGCAAGGCCAGGATGTGTTCTGCCGCCGCCGCGAACACATCCCGCCCGCTCTCCATGGACGAAAACTCCCGGTCGTCGCAGGCGATGGTATACGCCGCCCGCCCCGGCCCGATCTCCTGGGCGAACACCCGCACCTCGATCTTTTTGCCGACCGCCCCCGGCGGGAACCCGGCGGGCCGCACGGCATATTCCCCCGCGCCATCGCGCTCGACCAGGTAATACTCGATCCCCGCCGCCGCCAGCACATAACGCTGCGCCACCGCTTCCAGGAACACCGCATACGGTCCCAGCACCACCGACGGTCCCAAAGGTTCGTGGACCCGATGGAACAAGGAGCCGCGCTCGTCCAGGACGAACACCCGCACCTGCGCCGCCTCCACCAGGCAGAATACCTGGACCGCCCCCGGCTTGTTGCGCCGGTAGAGCGCGGGCAAAGGGTCCGGCCCATCGCCCGCCAGGGCCGGATCGAAGCTCAAGGGCGCGAAGGCCGCCCTGGGCTCGGCCAGCTCGGTATAAAGCCGGTCCTCGTCGGGAATCTCCCGGAACTCCACTCCCAAAGGCAGGCGCTCGAACAAGAAATAAGAGCGCCCGCCCCGTACCAGGTAACGCGCCGCGCCCGTGCCGAACGCCGCCCGCAGGTCGCGGTACAAGGTTTCGACCCGGCCCGCGATGGTGCGGGCGCGGGTGGTGGAAAAGCAAAAACCGTGGAATTCCGGGGCGGCCCCGCCGGATTCGCCGACCAGTTCGGCCAAGCAGGCAAACAGCCCGCTCAAGCCCAGGTATTGATGGACCAGGATTTCGCGCCAGGAAGTCAGGATCAAGGCATCGACCCGGTCGATCAGGTTGGCCCGCTCATAGCCATAGCTCAGGGCGTCGTAGCGGTTGCTGGCAGGCCGCAGGTTATCGCGGCGCTGGGCCTCGGCATCCACGCCCAGGTTGATGAACAAGGCCACGGCCACGGCGCGGGGGGGGCGGGTGTATTCGTCCAGGGTTTCCGATTCCGCCCGTTGCGCCTTGAATACCCCGGCCAGGGCGTCGCATACCTGCCTCAGCTCCGCAGGGCCGAATACGCTGTTCTGGGTTTCCAGGAACGGATTCATCGATGGGCGGTACAGGCCGTTATGCACCAGCCAGGTGAGGTTTTCCAGGAGGCTCCGGGTTTTGCGGAGGATGGGCGGCGCGGCGGCGGCGCCCGTACGCCGCAGCGATAGCGCCCAGCCCGGTTCACCATCGGCCAGCCGGATTTCTTGCAAGGCGTAGTCCTCCGGCTCGATATGGTCACCGCCGTCCAGGCAGAGCGTGTCGATCTTACCCGGCTTGCGTTCCAGCGCGGCGGCCATGCGCCGCCCCAGCCGGATGATTTCCTCGCCCACCAAGGCCCGTCCGCCCGAATGCAGCAAGGCGAACCGGCGCATCCCTTCATAGCTCAGGCGCAGTTCGCCGGCGATGGCTTTCTGTTCTTCCAAGGCCGCCACGACGCGCCAACGGCGGCGCTGTTCGATGGCTTTGAGCCGGGCGGGGGTCCAACCCCAATCGCGCACCATCCGGGCCAGGACT includes:
- a CDS encoding NAD(P)/FAD-dependent oxidoreductase codes for the protein MENATHHRVVVVGGGAAGLGVAARLLRAGIKDVAIVEPSENHYYQPFWTFVGGGVVSREQSVRPMAGLIPKGATWIKDAAASFDPANNSLATQGGKTLNYDYLVVCPGLQIDWGKIKGLPEALGKNGVCSNYGYDLAPITWDNIKNFQGGNAVFTFPPPPIKCAGAPQKIMYLAEDYFRKHGLRDKTRVLYYCATPTLFSVPKYANALMEQAVGPRGIETFFKHNLVEIRAESKEAVFQNADSGEEVVQPYDMIHVVPPMSSPDFIKQSPLANAGGWVDVDKASLQHTRYPNVFSLGDASSLPTSKTAAAIRAQAPVLEANLLAVINGGQPTLAYDGYTSCPLVTGYGRLILAEFDYDLKPKETFPFDQSKERLSMYLLKRYAIPMIYWEGLLKGYQWPRPGMS
- a CDS encoding class I adenylate cyclase is translated as MSGPDARPIHLGVPGEDIDRRDLATVVRRFKNLHRLQAQHIQECQTLRQREFLDLLPLLFHCNHPNLPGFVSLDTPAGLPDYQPGRATLRCAARLSKSFETRSRALRPEYPIDALYLMGSVGSIAYSRKSDLDIWLCHRPGLAASGLEELHRKAAGIEQWAASLGLEAHIFFIDSELFRQGQGTPVSTESCGSVQRHLLLEEFYRTSVWLAGRIPGWWLVPPEQEDRHDEYLRHLIDNRFVNADDLIDFGGLEQVRAEEFLGGALWHLNKAIASPHKSLLKLLLMESYSAEYPRIEWLCTRLKAALYQDRTDSEELDSYLLMYRKVERYLLGRGESARLELARQSFYLKINGLMAAVTAAPAEKARRREVLARMVRDWGWTPARLKAIEQRRRWRVVAALEEQKAIAGELRLSYEGMRRFALLHSGGRALVGEEIIRLGRRMAAALERKPGKIDTLCLDGGDHIEPEDYALQEIRLADGEPGWALSLRRTGAAAAPPILRKTRSLLENLTWLVHNGLYRPSMNPFLETQNSVFGPAELRQVCDALAGVFKAQRAESETLDEYTRPPRAVAVALFINLGVDAEAQRRDNLRPASNRYDALSYGYERANLIDRVDALILTSWREILVHQYLGLSGLFACLAELVGESGGAAPEFHGFCFSTTRARTIAGRVETLYRDLRAAFGTGAARYLVRGGRSYFLFERLPLGVEFREIPDEDRLYTELAEPRAAFAPLSFDPALAGDGPDPLPALYRRNKPGAVQVFCLVEAAQVRVFVLDERGSLFHRVHEPLGPSVVLGPYAVFLEAVAQRYVLAAAGIEYYLVERDGAGEYAVRPAGFPPGAVGKKIEVRVFAQEIGPGRAAYTIACDDREFSSMESGRDVFAAAAEHILALRRSGLRYPIYISDIDLPLSILGVETAEQLQTVHFLLYKRKIEQRLNQPRP